A region from the Candidatus Hydrogenedentota bacterium genome encodes:
- a CDS encoding UDP-N-acetylmuramate--L-alanine ligase — translation MNGLKRKVHFVGVGGIGMSGLAEILLNLGYDVSGSDIKATSITDRLQTLGLEFHEGHRGENVGDAGILVVSAAVAPDNDEVSAARGRGIPVIHRSDLLADLMRLKPHAVAVGGTHGKTTTTSMISAVMDVANIGATSIVGGILHRSGTNARWGTGDYLVAEADEHDGSFLRLHPTIAVVTNMDAEHLEYYGTLDRIKRAFTDFCNSVPFYGYSIVCGDDANTRDTLGDIESVCITYGAGGDVSLLGRDVALRDAPGAASPAQRLACLRTRFTVECRDERLGPVGVLGALEIGAVGVHNVRNALAACAVGLCLGMRFSVIAAGLRQYEGVQRRLQPCGERRGVLVVEDYAHHPTEIMSTLEAVRWIAPRRIIAVFQPHLYSRTKFFCDDFARALSTVDRAIVTDIYPSREAPMPGVDACMIVDAARAAGAQSVDLVRDMRDVPGALADSLEAGDVVLVMGAGNINQICGPLLDALEGGDGKGGAA, via the coding sequence GTGAACGGACTGAAGCGGAAAGTGCATTTCGTCGGTGTGGGCGGGATCGGCATGAGCGGTCTTGCCGAAATCCTGCTTAATCTCGGCTACGACGTGTCCGGTTCAGATATCAAGGCGACCAGCATCACCGACCGGTTGCAGACCCTGGGCCTTGAGTTCCACGAGGGGCATCGGGGGGAAAACGTGGGGGACGCGGGCATACTCGTGGTGTCCGCCGCCGTGGCCCCGGACAACGACGAGGTGTCGGCGGCGCGCGGGCGCGGCATCCCGGTGATCCACCGCAGCGACCTGCTCGCGGACCTGATGCGTCTCAAGCCGCACGCGGTCGCCGTGGGCGGCACCCACGGCAAGACGACCACCACCTCCATGATCAGCGCGGTGATGGACGTGGCGAACATCGGCGCGACGAGCATTGTGGGGGGCATCCTGCACCGCAGCGGGACCAACGCCCGCTGGGGCACGGGGGACTATCTGGTCGCCGAGGCCGACGAGCACGACGGGTCCTTCCTGCGCCTTCATCCGACCATCGCCGTGGTCACCAACATGGACGCGGAGCATCTGGAATACTACGGCACCCTCGACCGCATCAAGCGGGCGTTCACGGATTTCTGCAACAGCGTCCCGTTCTACGGGTACAGCATCGTCTGCGGGGACGACGCGAACACGCGCGACACCCTCGGCGATATTGAGAGCGTGTGCATCACCTACGGCGCCGGCGGGGATGTGTCGCTGCTGGGGCGCGACGTGGCGCTCCGCGACGCGCCGGGGGCCGCCAGTCCCGCGCAGCGCCTCGCCTGCCTGCGCACGCGCTTCACGGTTGAGTGCCGCGACGAGCGCCTGGGCCCGGTCGGCGTCCTCGGCGCGCTGGAGATCGGCGCCGTGGGCGTCCACAACGTGCGCAACGCCCTCGCGGCCTGCGCCGTGGGGCTCTGCCTCGGCATGCGTTTCAGCGTGATCGCGGCGGGCCTGCGCCAGTACGAAGGGGTGCAGCGCCGCCTCCAGCCCTGCGGCGAGCGCCGCGGCGTGCTGGTGGTGGAGGACTATGCGCACCACCCGACGGAGATCATGAGCACCCTGGAGGCGGTCCGCTGGATCGCCCCCCGGCGGATTATCGCCGTCTTCCAGCCCCACCTTTACAGCCGCACGAAGTTCTTCTGCGACGACTTCGCCCGGGCCCTCTCCACGGTGGACCGGGCCATTGTGACCGACATCTATCCGTCGCGCGAGGCCCCCATGCCCGGGGTGGACGCGTGCATGATCGTGGACGCCGCCCGCGCGGCCGGCGCGCAGTCGGTGGATTTGGTGCGCGACATGCGCGACGTGCCCGGCGCGCTGGCGGACTCGCTGGAGGCCGGCGACGTGGTGCTGGTGATGGGCGCGGGGAACATCAACCAAATCTGCGGCCCCCTGCTGGACGCCCTGGAGGGGGGGGACGGGAAAGGGGGGGCGGCATGA
- a CDS encoding FtsQ-type POTRA domain-containing protein, with protein MMAGTAGVYSPPRKAQRGTWRLKHAAGELFALAVVAAFLVFLGGYLWGEAVFATREVRFEGNEHLTDQQILEAANITDSETFFTLDTEAIRGRVLDLPYIKSCDARRIGLNAVLISVTERAPVVSIMVNNHVYELDREGRVLREVHPLAPPTGPLVTNLSGVHAVVPGQHVSHPALTRAVELWRAFSAAPVSGQLTLSEISALGENELVMIFNELPYETRWGREDFPAQVRRFEALLREKQGKLPCGEYLDMRFDADIVCK; from the coding sequence ATGATGGCCGGAACCGCAGGGGTGTACTCCCCGCCCCGAAAGGCGCAGCGCGGGACGTGGCGGCTCAAGCACGCCGCCGGGGAGCTTTTCGCCCTTGCCGTGGTGGCCGCCTTCCTGGTGTTTCTCGGTGGCTATCTCTGGGGCGAGGCCGTCTTTGCCACGCGCGAGGTGCGTTTCGAGGGGAACGAGCACCTCACGGACCAGCAGATTCTGGAGGCGGCCAACATCACGGACTCGGAGACCTTTTTCACCCTCGACACCGAGGCCATCCGCGGACGGGTGCTGGACCTTCCCTACATCAAGAGCTGCGACGCGCGGCGCATCGGCCTGAACGCGGTCCTCATCAGCGTGACCGAGCGCGCGCCGGTGGTCTCCATCATGGTCAACAACCACGTGTACGAGCTGGACCGGGAGGGCAGGGTGCTGCGCGAGGTGCATCCCCTCGCGCCGCCCACCGGGCCGCTGGTGACGAACCTCTCCGGAGTGCACGCGGTGGTGCCCGGGCAGCATGTGAGCCACCCCGCGCTCACCCGCGCCGTCGAGCTCTGGCGGGCCTTTTCCGCCGCCCCCGTCTCCGGGCAGCTCACGCTGTCCGAAATCAGCGCCCTCGGCGAAAACGAACTGGTCATGATCTTCAACGAGCTGCCCTACGAGACGCGCTGGGGCCGCGAGGATTTCCCCGCCCAGGTCCGGCGCTTCGAGGCGCTTCTCCGGGAGAAACAGGGGAAGCTGCCCTGCGGGGAGTACCTCGACATGCGGTTTGACGCGGACATTGTGTGCAAATGA
- the ftsZ gene encoding cell division protein FtsZ, translating into MSERDRHGEFDTFDQHAVIKVCGIGGGGCNSVDRMIEAGLSGVQFIAINTDAQSLKKSRAEVRVQIGTKSSGGLGAGANPEAGRAACEEDREEVRAVLQGADMVFLALGLGGGTGTGAAPIVAEEAMASGALVCAIVTLPFSFEAALRMENALKGLEQLEKHVDTLIVVPNDRIAELSRPDTFLLDAFRHGDEVLHNGVRAITELITVVGLINVDFKDLRTIMLAKGRALMGIGMAEGDDRAIRAAREAIVCPLLEQSDINGAKGVIINVRGGKDLRMQEVTEAIQFIKENAPDANIIFGVVVEKEELPEVQITVIAAGFPHKDVSSYVNRPPRAAAVPFATAPAPAPAVSPQQPPAGAKGESAPAAPAQAPAADAKQAPPPPETAPAPERQPDRPAAPPAAKPAAPAPKGAAAGSTGVQLTIDNTEPGGFRTVFQDSGPKDRSNDSRIPAFLRKRFNGSK; encoded by the coding sequence ATGAGCGAGCGCGACAGACACGGGGAGTTTGACACCTTTGACCAGCACGCGGTCATCAAGGTGTGCGGCATCGGCGGCGGCGGCTGCAACTCCGTGGACCGCATGATCGAGGCGGGCCTGTCCGGGGTGCAGTTCATCGCCATCAACACGGACGCCCAGTCGCTCAAGAAGTCCCGGGCCGAGGTCCGCGTGCAGATTGGCACCAAGAGCAGCGGCGGCCTCGGCGCCGGCGCCAACCCGGAGGCCGGGCGCGCCGCCTGCGAGGAGGACCGCGAGGAGGTGCGCGCCGTGCTCCAGGGGGCCGACATGGTCTTCCTGGCCCTCGGGCTTGGCGGCGGCACGGGCACCGGCGCCGCGCCGATCGTGGCCGAGGAGGCCATGGCGAGCGGCGCGCTCGTCTGCGCCATCGTGACCCTGCCGTTCTCCTTCGAGGCCGCCCTGCGCATGGAGAACGCCCTCAAGGGGCTTGAGCAGCTGGAGAAGCACGTGGACACCCTGATTGTGGTGCCCAACGACCGCATCGCCGAGCTGAGCCGCCCGGACACCTTCCTGCTGGACGCCTTCCGCCACGGCGACGAGGTGCTCCACAACGGCGTGCGCGCCATCACCGAGCTCATCACGGTGGTGGGGCTCATCAATGTGGACTTCAAGGACCTGCGCACCATCATGCTGGCAAAGGGGCGCGCCCTCATGGGCATCGGCATGGCCGAGGGCGACGACCGCGCCATCCGCGCGGCCCGCGAGGCCATCGTGTGCCCCCTGCTGGAGCAGTCCGACATCAACGGCGCCAAGGGCGTCATCATCAACGTGCGTGGCGGAAAGGACCTCCGCATGCAGGAGGTCACCGAGGCCATCCAGTTCATCAAGGAGAACGCCCCCGACGCCAACATCATCTTCGGCGTCGTCGTGGAGAAGGAGGAGCTTCCGGAGGTGCAGATCACCGTTATTGCGGCGGGGTTCCCGCACAAGGACGTCTCCTCCTACGTCAACCGCCCGCCCCGCGCGGCTGCGGTTCCCTTTGCCACCGCCCCCGCCCCCGCGCCCGCCGTTTCACCCCAGCAGCCGCCCGCCGGGGCAAAGGGCGAATCCGCCCCCGCCGCCCCCGCCCAGGCGCCGGCCGCCGATGCGAAACAGGCGCCGCCCCCTCCGGAAACCGCGCCCGCGCCCGAGCGGCAGCCGGACCGTCCCGCGGCGCCGCCGGCCGCCAAGCCCGCCGCCCCCGCGCCCAAGGGCGCGGCCGCCGGGTCAACGGGTGTGCAGCTCACCATAGACAACACGGAACCGGGGGGGTTCCGGACCGTTTTCCAGGATTCCGGCCCCAAGGACCGGTCCAACGACTCCCGCATTCCCGCCTTCCTGCGCAAGCGCTTCAACGGGAGCAAGTAG